A genomic region of Cannabis sativa cultivar Pink pepper isolate KNU-18-1 chromosome 1, ASM2916894v1, whole genome shotgun sequence contains the following coding sequences:
- the LOC115705057 gene encoding protein TOO MANY MOUTHS, which produces MAQIFSTSKQTYLSLFLFLLSFLPLSKPFTVIMSDSGVPSALIDGPQTGFSMNTNDGARTDPKEQEAVYDIMRATGNDWATEIPDVCRGRWHGIECMPDKDNVFHVVSLSFGALSDDTAFPTCDPTRSYISNSITKLPHLRTLFFYRCLTNNPQPIPSFLGQLGSTLQTLVLRENGHVGQIPIELGNLTRLRVLDLHKNNLNGSLPGSINRVTGLWSLDLSGNRLTGLIPNFSFPLLSIIDLSQNLLVGSIPLGITTCHSLIKIDFSRNRLTGSIPDSINSLKELTLLDLSYNLLSGRPVPDSLKSLDSLQALILKGNSMESETIPGNAFEGMKSLTVLILSNMNLGGQIPVSIGHLPNLRVLHLDGNHFNGSIPKSFKELKSISELRLNDNWLSGEVPFGREMVWRMRKKLRLYNNTGLCFSGNNGVNDDYLDSSFNSGIGLCDMPKPGSGRTVQHMFTTQIDSTDVSHSTVTVHRVSVHALLIQIVIIAFLIL; this is translated from the coding sequence ATGGCTCAAATTTTCTCAACATCCAAACAAACGTATCTCtccctctttctctttctcctttCATTTCTTCCACTTTCAAAACCATTCACAGTCATAATGTCCGACTCAGGTGTACCATCTGCCTTAATAGACGGACCCCAAACCGGGTTTTCCATGAACACCAACGACGGAGCCCGAACCGACCCGAAAGAGCAAGAAGCAGTTTACGACATCATGAGAGCTACCGGCAACGACTGGGCCACTGAAATACCCGACGTCTGCCGTGGCCGGTGGCACGGCATTGAGTGCATGCCTGACAAAGACAATGTCTTTCACGTCGTTTCCTTGTCTTTCGGAGCCTTATCGGATGATACGGCCTTTCCGACCTGTGACCCGACCCGATCATATATCTCGAATTCCATTACTAAACTTCCACACCTTCGAACCCTTTTCTTCTACCGTTGTTTGACCAATAATCCTCAACCCATTCCCTCGTTTTTGGGTCAATTGGGTTCAACTCTTCAGACCTTGGTGCTCAGAGAAAACGGGCACGTTGGTCAAATCCCAATTGAATTGGGTAACTTGACCCGGTTAAGAGTTCTTGATCTTcataaaaacaacttaaacgGGTCGCTTCCGGGTTCTATAAATCGGGTCACGGGTTTATGGTCGTTAGATTTGAGTGGGAATAGATTAACCGGTTTGATACCCAATTTTAGTTTCCCTCTTTTGAGTATAATCGATTTGAGCCAAAATCTTCTAGTGGGTTCGATTCCATTAGGAATAACAACTTGTCATTCGTTGATTAAGATCGATTTTAGCCGAAATCGATTAACGGGTTCAATACCCGATTCGATAAATAGCTTGAAAGAACTTACTCTTTTAGATTTAAGCTACAATCTTCTCTCGGGTCGACCCGTACCCGACTCACTCAAGAGTTTAGATTCTCTCCAAGCTTTGATCCTAAAAGGCAATTCAATGGAATCAGAAACGATTCCCGGAAATGCGTTTGAAGGAATGAAGAGTTTAACTGTGTTGATTCTATCAAACATGAATTTGGGTGGTCAAATCCCAGTTTCAATTGGTCACTTACCAAATCTTCGAGTACTTCATCTTGATGGGAACCATTTCAACGGTTCGATTCCAAAGAGTTTTAAAGAGCTTAAAAGTATAAGTGAGCTGAGATTAAATGACAATTGGCTAAGTGGGGAAGTTCCATTTGGGAGAGAAATGGTTTGGAGAATGAGAAAAAAGCTAAGGCTTTATAACAACACAGGGCTCTGTTTTAGTGGGAATAATGGTGTGAATGATGATTATTTGGATTCATCTTTTAATTCTGGTATTGGTCTTTGTGATATGCCTAAACCTGGTTCGGGTAGAACGGTTCAACATATGTTTACTACTCAGATTGACTCAACTGATGTGTCGCATAGTACAGTAACAGTTCATAGAGTCTCTGTTCATGCCCTGTTGATTCAGATAGTTATTATTGCGTTTCTAATTTTGTAA
- the LOC115705301 gene encoding PTI1-like tyrosine-protein kinase At3g15890 has translation MAFSPLFCCGKGLDRNERKKKQPTWRVFSLKELHAATNNFNYDNKLGEGGFGSVYWGQLWDGSQIAVKRLKVWSNKADMEFAVEVEILARVRHKNLLSLRGYCAEGQERLIIYDYMPNLSLLSHLHGQHSAECLLDWNRRINIAIGSAEGIAYLHHHSTPHIIHRDVKASNVLLDSNFVAQVADFGFAKLIPDGATHVTTRVKGTLGYLAPEYAMLGKASESCDVYSFGILLLELASGKKPIEKVNVTQKRTIVDWALPIACEGKFTELVDPKLNGKYVEDELKRVILVALLCAHTQPERRPTMLEVLELLKGESKEKIAKLENDELFKNPIPADKKESSTGTAEETSDAIVEEKRVKDELKVETEPAIVEQI, from the exons ATGGCTTTCTCCCCACTCTTCTGCTGTGGAAAGGGTTTAGATCG TAATGAACGAAAGAAGAAGCAACCAACATGGAGAGTCTTTTCCTTAAAGGAACTACATGCTGCTACAAACAATTTCAATTATGACAACAAATTGGGAGAAGGTGGATTTGGCAGTGTTTACTGGGGTCAGCTTTGGGATGGATCACAA ATTGCAGTGAAAAGGTTGAAAGTGTGGAGTAACAAAGCAGACATGGAATTTGCTGTTGAGGTTGAGATCCTGGCACGAGTTCGGCACAAGAATTTGCTGAGTTTAAGAGGATATTGTGCAGAAGGACAAGAGCGTTTAATTATATATGACTACATGCCCAATTTGAGCTTACTTTCTCATCTTCATGGACAACACTCAGCTGAATGCCTACTTGATTGGAACCGAAGGATAAATATCGCAATTGGGTCTGCAGAGGGAATTGC CTATCTTCACCACCACTCTACTCCACATATAATACACCGAGATGTCAAAGCTAGTAATGTTCTGCTAGACTCGAACTTCGTTGCCCAAGTTGCTGATTTTGGATTCGCAAAGCTAATCCCAGATGGTGCAACTCATGTCACCACAAGAGTTAAGGGTACCCTTGGCTACCTTGCACCAGAATATGCTATGTTAGGAAAGGCATCAGAGAGTTGTGATGTATACAGCTTTGGCATTCTTCTTTTAGAGCTTGCTAGTGGCAAGAAGCCCATTGAGAAAGTGAATGTAACACAAAAGAGAACGATTGTTGATTGGGCGCTGCCAATCGCTTGCGAGGGGAAATTCACCGAGTTAGTGGATCCAAAGCTGAATGGAAAGTACGTGGAAGATGAGCTGAAAAGGGTCATCTTAGTTGCACTACTTTGCGCACATACTCAGCCCGAGAGAAGACCTACTATGCTTGAGGTGTTGGAGTTACTAAAGGGAGAATCGAAAGAGAAAATAGCTAAACTAGAAAATGATGAACTTTTCAAGAACCCCATTCCTGCAGATAAAAAAGAAAGCTCCACTGGAACTGCGGAAGAGACCTCGGATGCAATTGTGGAGGAAAAGAGGGTTAAAGATGAATTGAAAGTGGAAACTGAGCCTGCAATTGTTGAACAAATTTGA
- the LOC133034815 gene encoding uncharacterized protein LOC133034815, producing MSNSVRLLPAHNGAGKSFPNFGGNVNRPRENLGGNKTRGPVDRPEAPPPACCCHFWTASVEDACQPKLDEGAPRSASFEVALTSSLRGIQPSYNPWYFHGRLSLGPQLELPENDEEEMADVLADMLRGDHGFDESANTTDSFNEPPINDNNKFDDLFKEMEAELYPGCKKSALNALVKLMHCKVLNRWSNHSFDMLLSILIDLFPEGTKLPKSHYESKMRLRNLGLGYDSIDVCKYNCAIFWKENEKKEFCPVCGESRWVKRKGKGKKVPHKVMRYFPLTPRLKRLYCSRHTAEDMRWHYSQRPKEDGVLRHPADAEEWKQFDRLHPSFAVEPRNVRLGLATDGFNPFGNMSNSYSLWPVICVPYNLPPWKCMSSESLLLTLLIPGPSSPGKDIDVFMRPLIDELKQLWETGVETRDAYNGTVFSMRAAVLWTINDFPAYALMSGWSTKGYMACPTCNEHTLLSIDGKSKDTDKARMDLQDLQIRRELWLYEDRNGKWKKPPASYNRPDRNNDIVQNMPTRQFSVFKHVGRPIGMRTVDTLPMQSKRKAEWYILNNCTEVEPYINEHKELLQARGVGNIETVQETEFPEWFKTQINELRLTNQGAVSDELYAIANPANTAIYFYPGCIVNGIKFLVKERDDNRKTQNSGVMVPGEDGQNFYGTLEKIMEFTYLKDCSVLLFFCKWFDTNGSRMDSDGVITSICVNRQWYQNEPFILASQAKLIYYIPDLKNGKDWLIVNEYIPRNVWDFPDTDGETPFVQENNSTETEFVVQLPQLDDVDYVRHDVDPTEVANIHRVNSQPQQLDDFIVDDDNEGLNTEEDNSLELESDSDDNAVYVTDDEDDEL from the exons ATGTCCAATTCTGTAAGgcttttaccggcgcacaatGGCGCCGGTAAAAGTTTCCCAAATTTTGGTGGGAATGTTAACCGCCCTCGTGAAAATTTGGGGGGAAATAAAACTCGTG gtCCCGTTGACCGGCCCGAAGCACCGCCTCCTGCTTGTTGTTGTCATTTTTGGACTGCTTcag TGGAAGATGCCTGCCAACCGAAGTTGGATGAAGGCGCACCGCGCTCTGCGAGTTTCGAAGTGGCGTTGACGAGTTCGTTGCG CGGGATCCAACCTTCGTACAACCCCTGGTATTTCCACGGGAGACTTTCTCTCGGCCCGCAGCTTGAACTTCCCGAAAATGACGAAGAGGAAATGGCGGATGTGTTGGCGGACATGTTAAGAGGGGACCACGGGTTTGACGAATCCGCTAACACTACCGATTCTTTCAATGAACCCCCTATCAACGACAACAACAAGTTCGATGACTTGTTTAAGGAGATGGAGGCTGAGTTATATCCAGGTTGCAAAAAATCAGCCCTTAATGCACTGGTAAAGCTTATGCACTGCAAGGTTTTGAATAGGTGGAGCAACCACTCTTTCGATATGTTGCTGTCCATCTTGATTGATCTATTTCCAgaggggacaaaattaccgaAGTCGCATTATGAGTCGAAGATGCGATTGCgcaatctaggtttgggttacgACTCAATAGATGTGTGCAAGTATAATTGTGCTATTTTCTGGAAGGAGAATGAGAAGAAGGAGTTTTGCCCTGTATGTGGCGAATCACGATGGGTGAAAAGAAAGGGTAAGGGGAAAAAAGTTCCTCACAAAGTTATGCGTTACTTCCCACTCACACCTAGGCTGAAACGATTATATTGCTCAAGACACACTGCGGAGGATATGCGGTGGCATTACTCGCAGAGACCAAAAGAAGACGGTGTGCTTAGGCATCCTGCGGATGCTGAAGAATGGAAGCAGTTTGACCGCCTTCATCCGTCTTTTGCTGTTGAACCTAGAAATGTCAGACTGGGATTGGCGACTGacggttttaatccatttggcaacatgagcaACTCTTACAGCCTGTGGCCAGTTATTTGTGTCCCCTATAATTTGCCACCGTGGAAGTGTATGAGTTCTGAATCGTTGTTGTTGACCTTATTAATTCCAGGTCCATCATCTCCTGGGAAAGACATAGATGTATTCATGAGACCGTTAATTGATGAACTGAAACAGTTGTGGGAGACGGGTGTTGAAACCCGAGATGCCTACAACGGAACTGTGTTTTCAATGCGTGCGGCAGTGTTGTGGACAATAAATGACTTTCCTGCTTATGCTCTAATGTCTGGTTGGAGCACAAAAGGGTATATGGCGTGTCCCACTTGCAATGAACATACTCTTCTAAGTATCGACGGGAAGTCAAAGGATACCGACAAGGCGAGAATGGATTTGCAAGACTTGCAAATACGACGAGAGTTGTGGTTGTATGAAGACCGAAACGGGAAGTGGAAGAAGCCTCCAGCTAGTTACAACCGTCCTGACCGGAACAATGACATTGTCCAAAACATGCCAACTCGACAATTTTCTGTATTCAAGCATGTTGGTCGACCCATCGGTATGAGGACAGTCGACACCTTACCCATGCAAAGCAAGCGTAAGGCGGAGTGGTACATTTTGAACAATTGCACAGAGGTTGAACCGTATATCAA TGAGCACAAGGAGTTGCTTCAAGCAAGGGGTGTAGGCAATATTGAGACAGTGCAAGAGACTGAGTTCCCTGAATGGTTCaaaactcaa ATTAATGAACTACGGTTGACCAACCAGGGTGCAGTGTCAGATGAGTTGTATGCTATCGCTAACCCAGCGAATacagcaatttatttttatccagGGTGCATAGTGAACGGTATTAAATTTTTGGTCAAGGAAAGGGATGATAACCGCAAAACACAGAATAGCGGTGTCATGGTCCCCGGTGAAGATGGCCAAAATTTTTACGGCAcacttgaaaaaattatggagTTCACTTATTTGAAAGATTGCAgtgttctcttatttttttgtaagtggTTTGACACTAACGGGAGTAGAATGGATAGTGACGGTGTTATTACTAGCATCTGCGTCAACCGACAGTGGTACCAAAATGAACCGTTCATACTTGCATCTCAAGCAAAATTGATCTACTACATTCCTGATTTAAAGAACGGTAAAGACTGGCTGATTGTAAATGAGTACATACCGCGCAATGTTTGGGACTTCCCGGACACGGATGGGGAGACACCCTTTGTACAGGAAAACAATTCAACTGAAACCGAGTTCGTTGTTCAACTTCCACAGTTGGATGATGTTGACTATGTTCGCCATGATGTCGACCCAACTGAAGTTGCAAACATCCATCGTGTGAATTCACAGCCTCAACAATTAGATGATTTCATTGTCGATGATGACAACGAGGGTCTAAATACCGAAGAAGACAACTCCTTAGAATTAGAGAGTGACAGTGATGATAATGCTGTATATGTAactgatgatgaggatgatgaattgtaa
- the LOC115705255 gene encoding G-type lectin S-receptor-like serine/threonine-protein kinase CES101, translating into MVRRETNPLIYLFSFCIIFIGFCYSQTDTIEQGQQLKHGMQLFSASGIFRLGFFQLGSSSKSNLSYLGIWYNNNGHNEKPVWIANRNNPIPDESGTLRIDQNGNLMISHKAGHPIITLYSVQSPINATATLLDSGNFVLRSDDITEPLWQSFDYPTDTLLPKMKLGFDKRRGTNRTLTSWRTDDFPAMGSFTLAVDHSIGSDQMIMWWRGSKYWTSGPWREESEGCFDSFKGEFCNHYKYKFSYVSNEEETYFNYSVSKEITIFPRLSLTPNGEIEGYGMNAMFTQVSCLSSSSSSSSSSSSSSSSPLRFGCVELKLPSCRNRFDMDNSNKFVSKLGAMSQTGFKFNEKDNLTILDCWDICLQNCSCVAYASTNDDIGTGCEIWSKDSSFTNSNLVGFREIRLLESTVDMWWIWVTGLTGGTATFPLLISSLYIVLRKCKAKRNRQRMEQDLLLQELGKVGERHSKDGNELQLLSFEIISSATNGFSASNKLGGGGFGPVYKGKLVDGQEVAVKRLSKSSRQGLVEFKNEVLLIAKLQHTNLVRLLGFCIEGEERSLIYEYMPNKSLDLFLFDERRRSLLSWEKRFSIIGGIAQGLVYLHKYSRLKVIHRDLKPSNILLDKEMNPKISDFGMARIFGLNVSEENTNRVVGTYGYMSPEYAIKGIVSVKTDVFSFGVILLEIISGKKNNSRYHTEKPLNLIGYAWQLWSEGRVVELVDSSLAKYKLSEVLIGIHIGLLCVQERPEDRPTMPDVVSMIHSDTTLLPSPKQPVFFINYLLMEDLEVGSQKIDNCSLNDLTLSVVEAR; encoded by the exons atGGTGAGAAGAGAAACAAACCCATTAATTTACTTGTTCTCATTCTGTATAATCTTCATTGGGTTTTGTTATTCCCAAACAGACACTATAGAACAGGGTCAACAACTCAAACATGGGATGCAGTTGTTCTCAGCTTCTGGTATTTTCAGGTTAGGATTCTTCCAACTCGGCTCTTCTTCAAAATCAAATCTTTCATACTTGGGAATATGGTACAACAACAATGGACATAACGAAAAACCAGTATGGATCGCAAACCGAAACAACCCAATTCCAGACGAGTCAGGAACACTAAGAATCGATCAAAATGGAAACTTGATGATTTCCCACAAAGCAGGACACCCCATTATTACTCTCTACTCTGTTCAATCTCCGATTAACGCCACAGCCACTCTGCTCGATTCAGGCAACTTTGTTCTACGAAGTGATGATATAACAGAGCCGTTGTGGCAAAGCTTTGATTACCCTACTGATACCCTTTTGCCTAAAATGAAGCTTGGATTTGATAAGAGAAGAGGGACCAATCGGACTCTGACTTCTTGGAGAACTGATGATTTTCCTGCTATGGGTTCATTCACTCTTGCTGTAGATCACTCCATTGGGTCAGATCAAATGATCATGTGGTGGAGAGGGAGTAAATATTGGACTAGTGGGCCATGGAGAGAAGAATCAGAAGGGTGTTTTGATTCGTTTAAAGGAGAGTTTTGTAACCATTACAAGTATAAATTTAGCTATGTATCGAATGAGGAAGAGACTTACTTTAATTACTCAGTTAGTAAGGAAATCACTATTTTCCCAAGACTTAGTTTGACCCCAAATGGTGAAATCGAGGGATATGGAATGAATGCCATGTTTACACAAGTTTCATGTTtgagttcttcttcttcttcttcttcttcttcttcttcttcttcttcttctcctttgaGATTTGGTTGCGTGGAGCTGAAGCTACCTTCCTGTAGAAACAGATTTGATATGGATAATAGTAATAAGTTTGTGTCAAAATTAGGAGCCATGTCTCAAACTGGATTCAAGTTCAATGAAAAAGATAATCTCACAATCTTAGATTGTTGGGATATTTGCTTACAGAATTGTTCTTGTGTTGCTTATGCTTCTACAAATGATGACATTGGTACTGGTTGTGAGATTTGGTCCAAAGATTCCAGTTTTACTAATAGCAATTTGGTTGGTTTCAGAGAGATTCGTCTCCTTGAATCCACAG TGGATATGTGGTGGATATGGGTAACGGGTCTAACAGGAGGAACAGCTACTTTCCCATTGTTGATATCTTCATTGTATATTGTGTTGAGAAAATGTAAGGCCAAAAGGAATAGGCAAAGAATGGAACAGGATTTGTTATTGCAAGAACTTGGCAAAGTTGGAGAACGTCATAGTAAAGATGGCAATGAATTGCAGTTATTAAGCTTTGAAATAATTTCCTCAGCCACAAATGGTTTCTCTGCATCAAATAAGCTAGGAGGGGGTGGCTTTGGACCTGTTTATAAG GGTAAATTAGTAGATGGACAAGAAGTAGCAGTAAAAAGACTTTCAAAAAGTTCAAGACAAGGGCTAGTTGAATTCAAGAATGAAGTTTTACTCATTGCCAAACTCCAACACACTAATCTTGTCAGGCTTTTGGGATTTTGTATTGAAGGAGAGGAGAGAAGTCTCATCTATGAGTACATGCCCAACAAAAGTTTAGACTTGTTTCTATTTG ATGAAAGGAGAAGGAGTTTATTGAGTTGGGAAAAACGGTTCAGCATTATTGGGGGTATTGCTCAAGGACTAGTATATCTTCATAAATATTCAAGGTTAAAAGTGATTCACAGAGATTTAAAACCAAGCAATATATTACTTGATAAAGAGATGAATCCAAAAATATCTGATTTTGGCATGGCTCGGATATTTGGATTGAATGTATCAGAAGAAAACACAAACAGAGTTGTTGGAACATA TGGCTACATGTCCCCTGAGTACGCCATTAAAGGCATTGTATCAGTAAAAACAGATGTATTCAGCTTTGGAGTGATACTATTAGAGATTATAAGTGGAAAGAAGAACAACAGTCGGTATCATACAGAGAAACCCCTCAATCTTATTGGATAT GCGTGGCAGTTGTGGAGTGAAGGTAGAGTTGTTGAGTTAGTAGATTCATCACTAGCAAAATATAAGCTGAGTGAAGTATTGATTGGCATTCATATTGGGTTGTTGTGTGTACAAGAGCGCCCAGAAGACAGACCAACTATGCCAGATGTTGTTTCCATGATACATAGTGATACTACTCTACTACCTTCCCCAAAACAGCCAGTctttttcattaattatttaCTTATGGAAGATTTAGAAGTTGGCTCACAAAAAATTGACAATTGTAGCTTAAACGACTTAACTTTGTCAGTTGTCGAAGCtaggtaa
- the LOC115713600 gene encoding uncharacterized protein LOC115713600, which produces MCCICSMSTPGGSSSKKKGVRGKYKGKNVEEELSKTQSAKLPIEVHAETGTPVGKNGKKFNNMAKWMTRMSIPINKFKWEDVSRADINALWDRLETKFILPRDNPTFVDYGEYEMSKGLRDWRADCKKKWIQNIEELGQERADMSPPEGVTQEVWSDCIAYWSTDKQKARAAKNKESRGKMKFLGGWGSKPIVSHVVEGANPDTGELPTAVETFQKFHHKGNDWRNEFAQQAYEQMVEIAATQPAPTADEPEEPAVDPTQYPRDLPVMTQVLGERSRHLRGFGHLPRLKGVGAKRAPATHPSAQPTVTMEQYEALQKKVEEAEQTTQHTRQEDETQQLYLRRFQDQFEYLSRAVPGFNLPPMDLPPLPTPSAGSSSRFWHVGSSSQPPETQRNNDDDITRL; this is translated from the exons atgtgTTGTATATGTAGTATGTCTACACCAGGTGGCAGCAGTTCGAAAAAGAAAGGCGTCAGAGGTAAATACAAGGGCAAGAATGTTGAGGAGGAGCTCTCCAAAACACAATCTGCCAAGTTACCGATTGAGGTGCACGCAGAGACTGGCACCCCCGTAGGCAAGAAcggaaaaaaattcaacaatatggccaaatggatgactcggatgtctatccccattaataaattcaaatgggaAGATGTCAGTAGAGCTGACATCAACGCACTGTGGGATAGACTTGAG ACCAAGTTTATCCTCCCACGAGATAACCCTACATTCGTAGACTACGGTGAGTACGAGATGTCAAAGGGTTTACGTGACTGGAGGGCAGACTGCAAGAAGAAGTGGATACAAAACATTGAGGAGCTTGGACAGGAGAGGGCCGACATGTCACCTCCTGAGGGAGTAACTCAAGAGGTGTGGAGTGACTGCATCGCTTATTGGAGCACAGACAAACAAaag gcgagagcagcgaaaaataaagaaagtcggggtaagatgaaatttttaggaggctggggctccaagcccattgtttcacatgttgtcgaaggg gctaaccccgacacaggagaactgccaactgcggtggaaacttttcaaaagtttcaccataaaggcaacgattggcgcaacgagttcgcgcaacaagcttac gagcaaatggttgaaataGCGGCAACTCAACCAGCGCCCACTGCAGATGAGCCCGAAGAGCCTGCTGTCGATCCTACACAGTACCCCCGAGACTTACCTGTTATGACGCAAGTACTCGGGGAACGATCTCGGCATCTTAGAGGCTTTGGTCATCTCCCCAGACTGAAGGGAGTTGGGGCCAAAAGAGCACCTGCCACGCATCCTTCAGCCCAACCGACTGTTACAATGGAACAGTACGAGGCTTTACAGAAAAAAGTGGAGGAAGCGGAGCAGACAACTCAACATACGAGGCAAGAAGATGAGACACAACAACTCTACCTCAGACGATTCCAAGATCAGTTTGAGTATCTTTCTCGAGCTGTGCCGGGTTTCAACTTGCCTCCCATGGATCTTCCACCATTGCCCACTCCCAGTGCCGGATCATCGAGTCGCTTCTGGCATGTTGGATCGTCATCGCAGCCTCCCGAGACTCAGAGAAACAACGATGACGACATTACCCGCCTATAG